One genomic region from Prevotella sp. Rep29 encodes:
- the rpsF gene encoding 30S ribosomal protein S6 has translation MNHYETVFILTPVLSDDQMKEAVAKFKTILTEKGAEMLNEETWGLKKLAYSIQKKNSGFYCLFEFKAEPEVINTLETGFRRDEKVIRFMTVKLDKHAAQYAEKRRNKLNKKEEA, from the coding sequence ATGAATCATTACGAAACCGTTTTCATTTTGACTCCCGTTTTGTCTGATGATCAGATGAAGGAAGCGGTCGCTAAGTTCAAGACTATTCTCACCGAAAAAGGTGCGGAGATGCTGAACGAAGAGACGTGGGGACTGAAGAAGCTGGCTTACAGCATTCAGAAAAAGAATTCCGGATTCTACTGCCTGTTCGAATTCAAGGCAGAGCCGGAGGTAATCAATACGCTTGAAACAGGCTTCCGTCGCGACGAGAAAGTCATTCGTTTCATGACCGTAAAACTCGACAAGCATGCAGCACAGTATGCAGAGAAGAGACGTAACAAACTTAACAAAAAAGAGGAGGCTTAA
- a CDS encoding ABC transporter permease produces MMLNRLLRKLLSRNLNGWQMAGFVLANLFGMIIVLTAVQFSTDVIPLFTGGDSFMKPGRIVVVKHVSAARTVSGKAPVFKSEEIDELEAQPFAKDVGTFIPSQFSVFASIGSQSMGMAFSTEMFFESIPDKYMDIDLSKWQYTAGSDTLPIVLPRTYLNLYNFGFAGSRGLPTLSEGVVGIVRINLLLSGSHGRRAMVGRVVAFSKRLNTILVPEKFMKEANAQLAPDKTPQPSRLIVTVTNPGDERITEYLASNNYEAEGGDDDASRTAGFLRVIAIIVMVIGLVISALAFYVLLLSIYLLLQKHTEKIDNLLLIGYSPLKVSWFYYKLAIGLNLLVFIVALFLTFQIRKLYLPYFGELYPRYEASEILPTVLVGAILFLLVSILNFLAVRRKVMRVWQLHKV; encoded by the coding sequence ATGATGCTCAATCGCTTGCTTCGGAAACTTCTTTCCCGCAATCTCAACGGCTGGCAGATGGCAGGCTTCGTGCTTGCCAACCTTTTTGGTATGATTATTGTGCTGACCGCCGTGCAGTTCTCAACGGATGTGATACCGCTGTTTACGGGTGGCGACAGTTTTATGAAGCCAGGGCGGATTGTCGTCGTGAAGCATGTGAGTGCCGCTCGAACCGTGTCGGGCAAGGCTCCGGTGTTCAAGTCTGAGGAGATTGATGAACTGGAGGCGCAGCCCTTTGCCAAAGACGTGGGCACGTTCATTCCGTCGCAGTTCAGCGTCTTTGCTTCCATCGGCAGCCAGAGCATGGGAATGGCATTCTCAACGGAGATGTTTTTCGAGTCGATCCCCGACAAGTATATGGACATCGACCTGTCGAAATGGCAGTACACAGCGGGCAGCGACACCTTGCCCATCGTGCTGCCACGCACCTATCTGAACCTGTATAATTTCGGCTTTGCAGGCAGTCGCGGACTTCCCACGCTCTCTGAAGGCGTGGTGGGAATCGTGAGAATCAATCTGCTGCTGAGCGGAAGCCACGGGCGGCGTGCCATGGTGGGCAGGGTCGTCGCGTTCTCGAAGCGGTTGAACACGATTCTTGTCCCCGAAAAGTTCATGAAAGAGGCGAACGCACAACTCGCGCCCGACAAGACACCGCAGCCGTCGCGCCTCATCGTCACCGTGACCAATCCGGGCGATGAGCGCATAACCGAATATCTGGCGTCGAACAACTATGAGGCGGAGGGGGGCGACGACGATGCCTCGCGCACTGCCGGCTTCCTGCGAGTCATTGCAATCATCGTTATGGTGATAGGACTGGTCATCAGCGCGCTTGCTTTCTATGTGTTGCTGCTGAGCATCTACCTGCTGCTGCAGAAACACACGGAGAAAATCGACAATCTGCTGCTGATAGGTTATTCGCCCCTGAAAGTGTCGTGGTTCTATTACAAACTCGCCATCGGGCTGAATCTTTTGGTGTTCATCGTGGCATTGTTCCTGACTTTCCAGATTCGTAAACTCTATCTGCCGTATTTCGGGGAACTCTATCCCCGTTACGAAGCATCAGAAATACTGCCCACCGTGCTCGTCGGCGCCATCCTCTTCCTGCTGGTCAGCATACTCAATTTCCTCGCCGTCCGCCGGAAAGTGATGCGCGTGTGGCAACTTCACAAGGTGTGA
- the rpsR gene encoding 30S ribosomal protein S18, which translates to MAEQDTEIRYLTAPSIDTKRKKYCRFKKSGIKYIDYKDPEFLKKFLNEQGKILPRRITGTSLKYQRRVARAVKRARQIALLPYVADLMK; encoded by the coding sequence ATGGCAGAGCAAGATACAGAAATTCGCTATTTGACCGCTCCTTCGATTGACACGAAGAGAAAGAAGTATTGCCGTTTCAAGAAAAGCGGTATCAAGTATATTGACTACAAAGATCCTGAGTTCCTGAAGAAATTCTTGAACGAGCAGGGAAAGATTCTTCCCCGCCGCATCACGGGAACCTCTCTGAAATACCAGCGCCGTGTGGCTCGGGCAGTCAAACGTGCTCGCCAGATAGCATTGCTTCCATACGTAGCCGATTTGATGAAATAA
- a CDS encoding flavin reductase family protein yields the protein MKRVRLMMAALAVWCMSGASVSAQEENGFKKFDVKEDFTENGFQWFRDAELVAAGDKEKHNAMTIGWGGIGTLWGHTALTVYVAEKRYTKEFMDKAQYFTVMAFDVADSKVLRYMGTKSGRDGDKAAALGLHTAYTENGTPYYTEATMVIECKTMYAAPFDPQYFKSDVPRRQYSNFPAGLHTMYIGEVVNAWKK from the coding sequence ATGAAAAGAGTACGGTTGATGATGGCTGCATTGGCTGTCTGGTGTATGTCTGGCGCGTCGGTATCGGCGCAAGAGGAGAATGGATTTAAGAAGTTTGACGTGAAAGAAGATTTCACGGAGAATGGTTTTCAATGGTTTCGCGATGCGGAGCTCGTAGCTGCCGGCGACAAAGAGAAACACAATGCGATGACCATCGGGTGGGGAGGCATCGGAACGCTTTGGGGACATACTGCCCTGACCGTCTATGTGGCGGAAAAGCGCTACACGAAGGAATTCATGGACAAGGCGCAATACTTCACGGTGATGGCTTTCGACGTGGCAGACAGCAAGGTGCTCAGATACATGGGCACCAAAAGCGGCAGAGACGGTGACAAGGCTGCCGCACTGGGACTTCACACCGCCTATACGGAGAATGGCACGCCCTATTATACGGAGGCAACGATGGTGATTGAGTGCAAGACGATGTATGCTGCACCCTTCGACCCGCAGTATTTTAAGAGCGATGTGCCCAGACGTCAGTACAGCAATTTCCCTGCCGGACTGCATACCATGTATATCGGCGAGGTGGTCAACGCATGGAAAAAATAA
- the rplI gene encoding 50S ribosomal protein L9, which translates to MEIILKEDIIGLGYKNDIVNVKNGYGRNYLIPAGKAVIATASAKKILAENLKQQVHKLERLKAEAEKKAEKLKDVAVEIAARVSSNDMLYGSVTAAMVADELEKKGVEVDRKIITMRDIKKIGTYDAVVHFHKEVEVKIPVTVIAENAAELAAEAAARKAEAAAKKNEEKQAEEAEATEEAAPEAEVEETPQAEEAPAAE; encoded by the coding sequence ATGGAAATTATACTGAAAGAAGACATCATCGGTCTGGGTTACAAGAACGATATCGTGAACGTGAAGAACGGCTATGGCCGTAACTATCTCATACCCGCAGGCAAGGCAGTCATCGCAACAGCGTCGGCTAAGAAAATCCTTGCTGAAAACCTCAAGCAGCAGGTACATAAACTTGAGCGCCTGAAAGCAGAAGCCGAGAAGAAGGCTGAAAAACTGAAAGACGTCGCAGTAGAAATCGCTGCACGCGTAAGCTCAAACGACATGCTCTACGGATCAGTGACAGCAGCCATGGTTGCCGACGAACTGGAGAAGAAAGGCGTGGAGGTTGACCGCAAGATCATCACCATGCGCGACATCAAGAAAATCGGAACCTATGACGCAGTCGTGCATTTCCACAAGGAAGTGGAAGTGAAGATTCCCGTGACAGTCATCGCCGAAAACGCTGCAGAACTCGCTGCCGAGGCTGCTGCACGCAAGGCTGAAGCTGCCGCTAAGAAGAACGAAGAAAAGCAGGCTGAAGAAGCTGAGGCTACAGAAGAGGCTGCTCCGGAAGCTGAGGTGGAAGAGACACCGCAGGCTGAAGAGGCACCCGCAGCTGAATAA